A stretch of Pygocentrus nattereri isolate fPygNat1 chromosome 8, fPygNat1.pri, whole genome shotgun sequence DNA encodes these proteins:
- the lonrf1 gene encoding LON peptidase N-terminal domain and RING finger protein 3 isoform X3: MDLLECPICLFLMCEPVTMCCGHSFCRRCLGAWLPSRCPACKERLKQRDAKTIKNNVLLFSIIEKCCPEETKMKCHIQEKLKTCEFTEALRIAEDGIETAPDDVSLKVWRAEASMGLRRFSDALRDLEDLCSARPNWTEGFFRKGNVLLEMGRKTEALIQFHRCLKQQPDFAPAKNQVKKQTQTASKVKQDASTECCLSLCQAVSFLPTAEDDEELMMRKDERQTRGTCSVDRESFLSVLATSDFECPLCIRLFHEPVTTPCGHTFCKNCIERSLDHNLRCPLCKQSLQEYFKNRKYNPTVLLQEIMTRLFPQQLAERKQVHDSEMAELSNLTKDIPIFVCTVAYPGIPCPLHVFEPRYRLMMRRCMETGTKKFGMCSYEHGKGFADYGCMLEILDLDVLPDGRSYVDTVGGSRFRVLKRGQRDGYHTADIEYLEDHKADGAELEMLQRLHDSVYQQAREWYHRLNSRIREQISRQYGAMPEKDDNIQASADGPAWCWWLLSVLQLDPAYQTTVLSLTSLKDRLGHLRIVLEYFSQS; this comes from the exons ATGGATCTACTGGAGTGTCCGATATGCCTGTTTCTCATGTGCGAACCGGTGACGATGTGTTGCGGCCACTCGTTCTGCCGGAGGTGCCTGGGCGCCTGGCTGCCGTCGAGGTGTCCAGCCTGCAAAGAGCGGCTGAAGCAGAGGGACGCGAAAACCATCAAGAACAACGTTCTGCTCTTCAGCATCATCGAGAAATGCTGCCCGGAGGAGACCAAAATGAAGTGCCACATACAAGAAAAGCTTAAAACATGCGAGTTTACTGAAGCCCTGCGGATTGCAGAGGACGGGATAGAGACAG CTCCTGATGATGTTAGTTTGAAAGTGTGGAGGGCGGAAGCCAGCATGGGGCTTCGTCGCTTCTCAGATGCCCTCCGTGACCTGGAGGACCTGTGTAGTGCCAGGCCCAACTGGACTGAG GGATTCTTCCGGAAAGGGAATGTGCTGCTGGAGATGGGAAGGAAAACCGAAGCGCTTATCCAATTCCACCGCTGTCTGAAGCAGCAGCCTGACTTTGCCCCTGCTAAGAACCAGGTTAAGAAG CAGACTCAGACGGCATCTAAAGTCAAGCAGGATGCCAGTACAGAGTGTTGTTTGAGTCTGTGCCAGGCTGTTTCCTTCCTGCCCACAGCCGAGGATGATGAAGAGCTGATGATGAGGAAGGACGAGAGACAGACGAGAG GCACATGTAGTGTGGACCGAGAGTCATTCCTCAGTGTCCTGGCTACGTCTGACTTTGAGTGCCCTCTTTGCATCAG GTTGTTTCATGAGCCGGTCACTACTCCCTGTGGCCACACATTCTGCAAGAACTGTATTGAAAGAAGTCTGGACCATAATCTTCGCTGCCCACTCTGCAAACAATCACTGCAAGAG TATTTCAAGAACAGGAAGTACAACCCCACAGTGCTGCTGCAGGAGATTATGACCCGCCTCTTCCCCCAGCAGCTGGCCGAAAGGAAACAGGTGCATGACTCTGAGATGGCTGAGCTCTCCAA CTTGACCAAGGACATCCCGATATTTGTGTGCACGGTGGCCTACCCTGGCATCCCATGTCCGCTGCACGTCTTTGAGCCCCGCTATCGGCTAATGATGCGGCGCTGCATGGAGACCGGCACTAAGAAGTTCGGCATGTGCAGCTACGAGCATGGCAAAGG GTTTGCAGATTATGGCTGTATGCTGGAGATTTTGGACCTGGACGTGCTCCCTGATGGACGCTCATATGTGGACACAGTGGGGGGCAGCCGCTTCCGTGTGCTCAAAAGAGGCCAGCGGGATGGATACCACACTGCTGACATTGAGTATCTGGAAGACCACAAG GCGGATGGTGCAGAGCTTGAAATGCTGCAGCGTCTCCATGACAGTGTGTATCAGCAGGCAAGGGAGTGGTATCACCGGCTGAACAGCCGCATCCGTGAGCAGATCAGCCGCCAGTATGGAGCCATGCCTGAGAAAGACGACAACATCCAG GCATCTGCTGATGGACCAGCTTGGTGTTGGTGGCTCTTGTCAGTGCTTCAGTTAGATCCAGCCTACCAGACAACAGTTCTGTCCCTTACCTCACTGAAGGACCGGCTAGGGCACCTGCGCATTGTACTGGAGTACTTCTCTCAGAGCTAG
- the lonrf1 gene encoding LON peptidase N-terminal domain and RING finger protein 1 isoform X1: protein MDLLECPICLFLMCEPVTMCCGHSFCRRCLGAWLPSRCPACKERLKQRDAKTIKNNVLLFSIIEKCCPEETKMKCHIQEKLKTCEFTEALRIAEDGIETAPDDVSLKVWRAEASMGLRRFSDALRDLEDLCSARPNWTEGFFRKGNVLLEMGRKTEALIQFHRCLKQQPDFAPAKNQVKKILEAEGMAVPEEVPRILQVVAEYLRDPSPITSSVGPSLAEGLQCSLKQLEERAGYEEQTQTASKVKQDASTECCLSLCQAVSFLPTAEDDEELMMRKDERQTRGTCSVDRESFLSVLATSDFECPLCIRLFHEPVTTPCGHTFCKNCIERSLDHNLRCPLCKQSLQEYFKNRKYNPTVLLQEIMTRLFPQQLAERKQVHDSEMAELSNLTKDIPIFVCTVAYPGIPCPLHVFEPRYRLMMRRCMETGTKKFGMCSYEHGKGFADYGCMLEILDLDVLPDGRSYVDTVGGSRFRVLKRGQRDGYHTADIEYLEDHKADGAELEMLQRLHDSVYQQAREWYHRLNSRIREQISRQYGAMPEKDDNIQASADGPAWCWWLLSVLQLDPAYQTTVLSLTSLKDRLGHLRIVLEYFSQS, encoded by the exons ATGGATCTACTGGAGTGTCCGATATGCCTGTTTCTCATGTGCGAACCGGTGACGATGTGTTGCGGCCACTCGTTCTGCCGGAGGTGCCTGGGCGCCTGGCTGCCGTCGAGGTGTCCAGCCTGCAAAGAGCGGCTGAAGCAGAGGGACGCGAAAACCATCAAGAACAACGTTCTGCTCTTCAGCATCATCGAGAAATGCTGCCCGGAGGAGACCAAAATGAAGTGCCACATACAAGAAAAGCTTAAAACATGCGAGTTTACTGAAGCCCTGCGGATTGCAGAGGACGGGATAGAGACAG CTCCTGATGATGTTAGTTTGAAAGTGTGGAGGGCGGAAGCCAGCATGGGGCTTCGTCGCTTCTCAGATGCCCTCCGTGACCTGGAGGACCTGTGTAGTGCCAGGCCCAACTGGACTGAG GGATTCTTCCGGAAAGGGAATGTGCTGCTGGAGATGGGAAGGAAAACCGAAGCGCTTATCCAATTCCACCGCTGTCTGAAGCAGCAGCCTGACTTTGCCCCTGCTAAGAACCAGGTTAAGAAG ATTTTGGAGGCAGAAGGGATGGCTGTACCAGAAGAGGTTCCCCGGATCTTGCAAGTTGTGGCCGAGTATCTCAGGGACCCCAGCCCCATTACAAGTTCTGTGGGCCCCTCTCTCGCAGAGGGGCTGCAGTGCTCCCTGAAGCAGCTGGAGGAGAGAGCTGGCTATGAGGAG CAGACTCAGACGGCATCTAAAGTCAAGCAGGATGCCAGTACAGAGTGTTGTTTGAGTCTGTGCCAGGCTGTTTCCTTCCTGCCCACAGCCGAGGATGATGAAGAGCTGATGATGAGGAAGGACGAGAGACAGACGAGAG GCACATGTAGTGTGGACCGAGAGTCATTCCTCAGTGTCCTGGCTACGTCTGACTTTGAGTGCCCTCTTTGCATCAG GTTGTTTCATGAGCCGGTCACTACTCCCTGTGGCCACACATTCTGCAAGAACTGTATTGAAAGAAGTCTGGACCATAATCTTCGCTGCCCACTCTGCAAACAATCACTGCAAGAG TATTTCAAGAACAGGAAGTACAACCCCACAGTGCTGCTGCAGGAGATTATGACCCGCCTCTTCCCCCAGCAGCTGGCCGAAAGGAAACAGGTGCATGACTCTGAGATGGCTGAGCTCTCCAA CTTGACCAAGGACATCCCGATATTTGTGTGCACGGTGGCCTACCCTGGCATCCCATGTCCGCTGCACGTCTTTGAGCCCCGCTATCGGCTAATGATGCGGCGCTGCATGGAGACCGGCACTAAGAAGTTCGGCATGTGCAGCTACGAGCATGGCAAAGG GTTTGCAGATTATGGCTGTATGCTGGAGATTTTGGACCTGGACGTGCTCCCTGATGGACGCTCATATGTGGACACAGTGGGGGGCAGCCGCTTCCGTGTGCTCAAAAGAGGCCAGCGGGATGGATACCACACTGCTGACATTGAGTATCTGGAAGACCACAAG GCGGATGGTGCAGAGCTTGAAATGCTGCAGCGTCTCCATGACAGTGTGTATCAGCAGGCAAGGGAGTGGTATCACCGGCTGAACAGCCGCATCCGTGAGCAGATCAGCCGCCAGTATGGAGCCATGCCTGAGAAAGACGACAACATCCAG GCATCTGCTGATGGACCAGCTTGGTGTTGGTGGCTCTTGTCAGTGCTTCAGTTAGATCCAGCCTACCAGACAACAGTTCTGTCCCTTACCTCACTGAAGGACCGGCTAGGGCACCTGCGCATTGTACTGGAGTACTTCTCTCAGAGCTAG
- the lonrf1 gene encoding LON peptidase N-terminal domain and RING finger protein 1 isoform X2 yields MDLLECPICLFLMCEPVTMCCGHSFCRRCLGAWLPSRCPACKERLKQRDAKTIKNNVLLFSIIEKCCPEETKMKCHIQEKLKTCEFTEALRIAEDGIETAPDDVSLKVWRAEASMGLRRFSDALRDLEDLCSARPNWTEGFFRKGNVLLEMGRKTEALIQFHRCLKQQPDFAPAKNQVKKILEAEGMAVPEEVPRILQVVAEYLRDPSPITSSVGPSLAEGLQCSLKQLEERAGYEETQTASKVKQDASTECCLSLCQAVSFLPTAEDDEELMMRKDERQTRGTCSVDRESFLSVLATSDFECPLCIRLFHEPVTTPCGHTFCKNCIERSLDHNLRCPLCKQSLQEYFKNRKYNPTVLLQEIMTRLFPQQLAERKQVHDSEMAELSNLTKDIPIFVCTVAYPGIPCPLHVFEPRYRLMMRRCMETGTKKFGMCSYEHGKGFADYGCMLEILDLDVLPDGRSYVDTVGGSRFRVLKRGQRDGYHTADIEYLEDHKADGAELEMLQRLHDSVYQQAREWYHRLNSRIREQISRQYGAMPEKDDNIQASADGPAWCWWLLSVLQLDPAYQTTVLSLTSLKDRLGHLRIVLEYFSQS; encoded by the exons ATGGATCTACTGGAGTGTCCGATATGCCTGTTTCTCATGTGCGAACCGGTGACGATGTGTTGCGGCCACTCGTTCTGCCGGAGGTGCCTGGGCGCCTGGCTGCCGTCGAGGTGTCCAGCCTGCAAAGAGCGGCTGAAGCAGAGGGACGCGAAAACCATCAAGAACAACGTTCTGCTCTTCAGCATCATCGAGAAATGCTGCCCGGAGGAGACCAAAATGAAGTGCCACATACAAGAAAAGCTTAAAACATGCGAGTTTACTGAAGCCCTGCGGATTGCAGAGGACGGGATAGAGACAG CTCCTGATGATGTTAGTTTGAAAGTGTGGAGGGCGGAAGCCAGCATGGGGCTTCGTCGCTTCTCAGATGCCCTCCGTGACCTGGAGGACCTGTGTAGTGCCAGGCCCAACTGGACTGAG GGATTCTTCCGGAAAGGGAATGTGCTGCTGGAGATGGGAAGGAAAACCGAAGCGCTTATCCAATTCCACCGCTGTCTGAAGCAGCAGCCTGACTTTGCCCCTGCTAAGAACCAGGTTAAGAAG ATTTTGGAGGCAGAAGGGATGGCTGTACCAGAAGAGGTTCCCCGGATCTTGCAAGTTGTGGCCGAGTATCTCAGGGACCCCAGCCCCATTACAAGTTCTGTGGGCCCCTCTCTCGCAGAGGGGCTGCAGTGCTCCCTGAAGCAGCTGGAGGAGAGAGCTGGCTATGAGGAG ACTCAGACGGCATCTAAAGTCAAGCAGGATGCCAGTACAGAGTGTTGTTTGAGTCTGTGCCAGGCTGTTTCCTTCCTGCCCACAGCCGAGGATGATGAAGAGCTGATGATGAGGAAGGACGAGAGACAGACGAGAG GCACATGTAGTGTGGACCGAGAGTCATTCCTCAGTGTCCTGGCTACGTCTGACTTTGAGTGCCCTCTTTGCATCAG GTTGTTTCATGAGCCGGTCACTACTCCCTGTGGCCACACATTCTGCAAGAACTGTATTGAAAGAAGTCTGGACCATAATCTTCGCTGCCCACTCTGCAAACAATCACTGCAAGAG TATTTCAAGAACAGGAAGTACAACCCCACAGTGCTGCTGCAGGAGATTATGACCCGCCTCTTCCCCCAGCAGCTGGCCGAAAGGAAACAGGTGCATGACTCTGAGATGGCTGAGCTCTCCAA CTTGACCAAGGACATCCCGATATTTGTGTGCACGGTGGCCTACCCTGGCATCCCATGTCCGCTGCACGTCTTTGAGCCCCGCTATCGGCTAATGATGCGGCGCTGCATGGAGACCGGCACTAAGAAGTTCGGCATGTGCAGCTACGAGCATGGCAAAGG GTTTGCAGATTATGGCTGTATGCTGGAGATTTTGGACCTGGACGTGCTCCCTGATGGACGCTCATATGTGGACACAGTGGGGGGCAGCCGCTTCCGTGTGCTCAAAAGAGGCCAGCGGGATGGATACCACACTGCTGACATTGAGTATCTGGAAGACCACAAG GCGGATGGTGCAGAGCTTGAAATGCTGCAGCGTCTCCATGACAGTGTGTATCAGCAGGCAAGGGAGTGGTATCACCGGCTGAACAGCCGCATCCGTGAGCAGATCAGCCGCCAGTATGGAGCCATGCCTGAGAAAGACGACAACATCCAG GCATCTGCTGATGGACCAGCTTGGTGTTGGTGGCTCTTGTCAGTGCTTCAGTTAGATCCAGCCTACCAGACAACAGTTCTGTCCCTTACCTCACTGAAGGACCGGCTAGGGCACCTGCGCATTGTACTGGAGTACTTCTCTCAGAGCTAG